One Carassius auratus strain Wakin unplaced genomic scaffold, ASM336829v1 scaf_tig00005214, whole genome shotgun sequence genomic window carries:
- the tti2 gene encoding TELO2-interacting protein 2, with amino-acid sequence MDVAHALQDLRIGDAAGPCSVLAALRRVQQRFEAEDAPERRERILEETADLLANAPLDSLFPELNADSRQQYLDLVNSFIRHAALPPCDTDSGTLCAKSYTDIPARARAVSAVLLALSVKIQKAQEGQNTSAVRSLVRTLVPTFCVFSFTHLQEQPWTSAASRRSARELLSSAVSLTDCSSVQELLSGGPEEGQKGLLGPVLDTLQPELTKESWKRNQAVKHVFSWVLVQVGRPCLTEYLEKVFPPSLLISDDYQTENKVLGVHCLHHIVLNVPAADLRQFNRAQVLYHALFNHLHTSEAALIQVVLPCLLDLLSVLEKPAVHSGSPRKPARFDEVLRHILTYMEMEHKLDLRRVYAKNLVLFIERMGIVIVRHLKRLERVIVGYLEVSDAPEEETRRSILDALQKTLQIAWPRMERRMSSLAQSLLRFLVDVSSESLNTQLKEQLMTQASHCLLLLDHCSQGKLQSLLRELDSSCVSEPVLKCVQKVTAAPLSEYLSLSEVKLAQ; translated from the exons ATGGACGTGGCGCACGCTCTTCAGGATTTGAGAATCGGAGATGCTGCTGGTCCTTGCTCCGTGCTCGCTGCTCTCAGACGCGTTCAGCAGCGCTTCGAGGCGGAAGACGCGCCGGAGAGACGCGAGCGCATCCTGGAGGAGACCGCAGATCTGCTCGCAAACGCACCGCTCGACAGCCTCTTTCCCGAACTCAACGCTGACTCACGACAACAGTATTTGGACTTGGTGAACTCATTCATCCGCCACGCTGCCCTGCCACCATGCGACACAGACAGCGGCACTTTATGTGCCAAGAGTTACACGGACATACCGGCCAGAGCTCGGGCTGTTAGTGCCGTGCTACTCGCGTTGTCTGTGAAGATTCAGAAAGCGCAGGAGGGTCAAAACACTTCAGCTGTCAGGTCTCTGGTTCGCACACTTGTCCCCACCTTCTGTGTTTTCTCCTTCACGCACCTGCAGGAGCAGCCGTGGACCAGTGCCGCCTCCAGAAGAAGCGCCCGGGAGCTGCTCTCATCAGCGGTGTCTCTGACAGACTGCAGCTCGGTGCAGGAGCTACTCTCCGGGGGACCTGAGGAGGGGCAGAAGGGACTTCTGGGCCCAGTTCTTGACACGCTGCAGCCAGAATTAACCAA GGAGAGCTGGAAGCGTAACCAGGCGGTGAAGCATGTCTTCTCCTGGGTGCTGGTGCAGGTTGGGCGACCCTGCTTAACTGAGTATTTGGAGAAGGTGTTTCCTCCATCTCTGCTGATATCTGATGAttatcaaacagaaaacaaagtaTTGGGAGTGCACTGCCTGCATCACATTGTTCTCAATGTG CCAGCTGCTGATCTGAGGCAGTTCAACCGCGCTCAGGTGCTCTATCATGCTCTCTTCAATCACTTGCACACATCTGAAGCTGCACTCATACAG GTTGTGCTGCCCTGCCTCCTAGACTTGCTGTCAGTCCTGGAGAAACCTGCAGTCCACTCAGGTTCCCCGCGCAAACCAGCTCGCTTCGACGAAGTGCTGCGGCACATCTTAACTTACATGGAAATGGAGCACAAGCTTGACCTTCGTCGTGTATATGCCAAAAATCTTGTCTTATTTATTGAGAG GATGGGTATAGTAATCGTTCGTCACCTGAAGAGGCTGGAGAGGGTGATTGTGGGATACTTGGAGGTCTCAGATGCTCCAGAGGAGGAAACCAGACGCAGTATCCTGGATGCTCTGCAAAAAACTCTACAGATTGCTTGGCCACG CATGGAGAGGAGGATGAGTTCACTAGCTCAGAGTCTTCTGAGGTTTCTGGTTGACGTCTCATCGGAGTCATTAAACACTCAGCTGAAAGAGCAGCTCATGACCCAAGCATCCCACTGTTTACTGCTGCTCGACCACTGCTCACAGGGAAAACTACAG